A single genomic interval of Helicoverpa armigera isolate CAAS_96S chromosome 13, ASM3070526v1, whole genome shotgun sequence harbors:
- the LOC110371567 gene encoding histidine-rich glycoprotein, translating to MRVLLVLGVVCLAAMCAGYEAGSDDLAVAASGHHHEHGGGHEHHAHHHHDHGGKGHKGHKGHHHHHKGDHGHHGKHHHEEHHHEHGGGHKKHWDEHDHHGEHHEHGHHHKGGKHGHKEHHDKGEHVDGYHKKHHKDHFHKDHHFHDGHHHEGKHHKHDHHHGHHEKHGGGHKKGGHHHSGHHDEHYGKHGHHDKHHYDEDHHGHKGHHGHEGHHHHHHDHGKKGEHDDHKHWGFHHGKH from the coding sequence aTGAGGGTGCTTTTAGTACTTGGTGTGGTATGCCTGGCGGCAATGTGCGCCGGCTACGAAGCCGGCAGCGACGACCTCGCGGTGGCCGCCTCGGGCCATCATCACGAGCACGGCGGCGGTCACGAGCACCATGCCCACCATCATCACGATCATGGCGGCAAGGGACACAAAGGACACAAGggacaccaccaccaccacaaGGGTGACCACGGCCACCATGGCAAGCATCATCATGAGGAACACCACCACGAGCACGGTGGCGGCCACAAGAAGCACTGGGATGAGCACGACCACCATGGTGAACACCATGAGCATGGACACCATCACAAGGGCGGCAAGCACGGCCATAAGGAACATCATGACAAGGGCGAGCACGTTGACGGATACCACAAGAAGCACCATAAGGATCACTTCCACAAGGACCATCACTTCCATGACGGACACCACCATGAGGGCAAGCACCACAAGCACGACCACCATCACGGACATCACGAGAAACACGGTGGCGGCCACAAGAAGGGAGGACACCACCACTCCGGCCACCATGATGAACATTACGGCAAGCACGGCCACCACGACAAACACCACTACGACGAGGACCACCATGGACACAAGGGACACCACGGACACGAGggacaccaccaccaccaccatgaTCACGGCAAGAAGGGTGAACATGATGACCACAAACACTGGGGATTCCACCACGGCAAGCACTGA